One window of Nicotiana tomentosiformis chromosome 11, ASM39032v3, whole genome shotgun sequence genomic DNA carries:
- the LOC104111014 gene encoding xanthine dehydrogenase 1-like isoform X3 has protein sequence MVSYFDQNLKKCVHHAINACLAPLPSVEGMHVITVEGIGNRKAGLHPIQESLVRTHGSQCGFCTPGFVMSMYALLRSSKEPPSEEQIEESLAGNLCRCTGYRPIIDAFRVFAKTNNALYTNTSLQGISSGEFICPSTGKPCSCGPKAGSSEETIEQNLSNDCGWRPFSYNETDGTTYTSKELIFPPELLLRKLTYLSLSGSNGLKWYRPLKLQHLLDLKARYPDARLVVGNSEVGIEVRLKRIHHPILISVAHVPELNHMRVEDDGLEIGAAVKLSQLVDILKKVKNERPEYETSSCRALIEQIKWFAGTQIRNVASVGGNICTASPISDLNPLWMAAGAKFRIIDCKGNVRTCLAKNFFQGYRKVDLASSEILLSVSLPWNKPFEFVREFKQSHRRDDDIAIVNAGMRVCLEKKDQKWIVSDALIVYGGVAPLSFAASKTSDFLIGKKWNKELLYGALKILGDEIVLKEDAPGGMVEFRKSLTFSFFFKFFLWVCHQMDGQPSFLEKVPASHVSAVDSSLRPSISSIQDFEIRKHGTSVGSPEVHISSNLQVSGEAEYTDDVPTPPNSLHAALVLSKKPHARILSIDDLGARSSPGFAGIFLAKDVPCKNMIGPVIADEELFATEFVTCVGQVIGVVVADTHENAKLAARKVHVEYEDLPAVLSIEDAIQANSYHPNTARCLTKGDVEQCFQSGQCDNIIEGEVRVGGQEHFYLEPHGTLIWTVDSGNEVHMISSTQAPQKHQKYVSQVLGLPMSKVVCKTKRIGGGFGGKETRSAFLAAVTAVPSYLLDRPVKLILDRDIDMMISGQRHSFLGKYKVGFTNDGKVLALDLCIYSNAGNSLDLSLAVLERAMFHSHNVYEIPNMRVNGNVCFTNFPSNTAFRGFGGPQGMLIAENWIERIAVEVNKSPEEIREMNFIGEGSVLHYGQRIEDCTLGRLWNELKSSRDFISAQNEVENFNHQNRWKKRGIAMVPTKFGISFTTKFMNQAGALVQVYTDGTVLVTHGGVEMGQGLHTKVAQIAASSFNIPLSAVFISETSTDKVPNASPTAASASSDMYGAAVLDACEQIKARMEPIASKNNFSSFAELVSACYMERIDLSAHGFYITPDIGFDWKSGKGTAFRYFTYGAAFAEVEIDTLTGDFHTRRADIILDLGFSLNPAIDVGQIEGAFVQGLGWVALEELKWGDKAHKWIPPGCLFTCGPGNYKLPSLNDVPFKFNVSLLKDAPNTKAIHSSKAVGEPPFFLGSAVLFAIKNAIRSARAEAGYSDWFPLDNPATPERIRMACTDEFTKLLVESDFRPKLSI, from the exons ATGGTCTCTTATTTTGATCAGAATTTGAAGAAATGTGT GCACCATGCAATTAATGCGTGCTTGGCTCCTCTCCCTTCTGTGGAAGGGATGCATGTCATCACAGTGGAGGGAATTGGGAACCGCAAAGCTGGTTTGCATCCAATTCAG GAATCATTGGTTCGCACGCATGGCTCACAATGTGGATTCTGCACTCCTGGTTTCGTGATGTCCATGTATGCATTACTACGATCATCTAAAGAACCGCCTTCAGAAGAGCAAATTGAAGAAAGCCTTGCAGGAAATTTATGTCGATGTACTGGTTATAGGCCAATTATTGATGCATTTCGAGTATTCGCAAAAACTAATAATGCTTTATATACCAACACATCTTTACAAGGCATTAGTAGTGGTGAGTTTATCTGTCCTTCAACGGGTAAGCCCTGTTCATGTGGGCCAAAGGCTGGAAGTAGTGAAGAAACTATTGAACAAAATTTGAGCAACGACTGTGGCTGGCGGCCATTTTCTTACAACGAGACTGATGGAACCACCTACACCAGCAAAGAACTTATTTTTCCTCCCGAACTTCTATTAAGGAAATTGACTTATTTAAGTTTGAGCGGATCAAATGGACTGAAGTGGTATAGGCCCTTAAAACTTCAACATTTGTTGGATTTAAAAGCAAGATATCCAGATGCCAGGTTAGTTGTTGGAAATTCAGAGGTGGGAATTGAAGTCAGGCTTAAAAGAATTCACCATCCTATATTAATATCTGTTGCACATGTTCCTGAACTTAACCATATGAGAGTTGAGGATGACGGCTTAGAAATAGGTGCTGCAGTGAAATTATCACAGCTTGTGGATATATTAAAGAAGGTAAAAAACGAGCGTCCTGAGTATGAAACATCATCATGTCGAGCTCTCATTGAGCAGATAAAGTGGTTTGCTGGAACACAAATACGGAACGTTGCATCAGTTGGTGGGAATATCTGCACTGCAAGTCCAATATCAGACTTGAACCCTCTTTGGATGGCAGCAGGAGCAAAGTTTCGAATAATTGACTGCAAAGGAAATGTTAGAACATGTTTGGCTAAGAATTTCTTCCAGGGCTATCGTAAAGTGGATCTCGCAAGTAGTGAAATTTTACTGTCAGTATCATTGCCTTGGAATAAGCCATTCGAGTTTGTGAGAGAGTTTAAGCAATCTCATAGGAGAGATGATGATATTGCCATTGTCAATGCCGGGATGCGTGTTTGCCTTGAAAAGAAAGACCAGAAATGGATTGTTTCAGATGCTTTGATTGTATATGGTGGGGTTGCTCCTCTTTCGTTTGCTGCATCGAAAACTAGTGACTTTTTAATCGGGAAAAAATGGAATAAAGAGCTGTTATATGGTGCTTTGAAAATTTTAGGGGATGAAATTGTGCTGAAGGAAGATGCACCTGGCGGGATGGTTGAATTTCGAAAATCATTAACGTTTAgtttcttcttcaaatttttcTTGTGGGTTTGTCATCAAATGGATGGACAACCATCGTTTCTTGAGAAAGTTCCAGCTTCGCATGTTTCAGCTGTAGATTCATCTCTTCGACCATCCATTAGTTCAATTCAGGATTTTGAGATCAGGAAGCACGGCACTTCGGTGGGTTCCCCTGAGGTTCATATTTCATCAAATCTTCAG GTTTCAGGAGAGGCAGAATATACTGATGATGTGCCAACTCCACCCAATAGTTTGCACGCTGCtctggtattgagtaaaaaaccTCATGCTCGTATACTTTCAATAGATGATTTGGGAGCCAGGTCCTCTCCTGGATTTGCGGGTATTTTTCTTGCCAAAGATGTACCTTGTAAGAATATGATCGGACCAGTTATTGCTGATGAGGAACTTTTTGCCACGGAGTTTGTCACTTGTGTGGGTCAG GTTATTGGAGTGGTCGTAGCTGACACACATGAAAATGCAAAACTTGCTGCTAGAAAGGTTCATGTTGAGTATGAAGATCTACCTGCAGTTTTATCAATAGAGGATGCTATACAGGCCAACAGTTATCATCCTAATACGGCAAGGTGTCTGACAAAGGGAGACGTCGAACAGTGTTTCCAATCAGGTCAATGTGACAATATTATAGAAGGAGAAGTTAGGGTAGGTGGTCAGGAACATTTTTATTTGGAGCCTCATGGGACTTTAATATGGACAGTGGATAGTGGCAACGAGGTGCACATGATCTCGTCCACCCAg GCTCCTCAGAAGCACCAGAAGTATGTTTCTCAGGTTCTTGGTCTTCCAATGTCAAAGGTGGTTTGCAAGACTAAAAGGATAGGTGGTGGATTTGGAGGCAAGGAAACAAGGTCTGCTTTCCTTGCGGCTGTAACTGCTGTTCCATCATATCTGTTGGATCGTCCAGTGAAACTCATTCTGGATAGGGATATAGACATGATGATAAGTGGGCAACGACATAGCTTTCTTGGAAAGTACAAG GTTGGGTTTACAAATGATGGGAAAGTGCTTGCCTTGGATCTTTGTATCTACAGTAATGCTGGAAATTCATTGGATTTATCACTTGCTGTACTTGAACGTGCTATGTTCCATTCGCACAATGTCTATGAAATACCAAATATGAGGGTTAACGGAAATGTCTGCTTCACTAATTTTCCTAGTAATACAGCTTTTAGAGGATTTGGAGGCCCACAGGGTATGCTAATTGCTGAGAATTGGATAGAGAGGATTGCCGTGGAAGTTAACAAAAGCCCAGAAGAAATAAGG GAAATGAATTTTATTGGCGAAGGATCAGTCTTGCATTATGGTCAAAGAATTGAAGACTGCACCTTGGGACGTCTCTGGAATGAATTGAAATCTTCTCGTGACTTCATTAGTGctcaaaatgaagttgaaaatttcaatCACCAGAATCGGTGGAAGAAGCGAGGTATTGCCATGGTGCCGACCAAATTTGGGATATCTTTCACTACAAAGTTTATGAACCAG GCTGGTGCTCTTGTTCAAGTTTACACTGATGGAACTGTGTTGGTCACTCATGGGGGTGTCGAGATGGGCCAAGGTTTGCATACAAAAGTTGCCCAGATTGCTGCATCTTCCTTTAATATTCCTCTAAGTGCAGTATTCATTTCTGAGACAAGCACTGACAAG GTTCCTAATGCTTCGCCAACAGCTGCTTCTGCAAGTTCTGACATGTATGGAGCTGCAGTACTGGATGCATGCGAGCAAATAAAAGCACGAATGGAGCCTATTGCATCCAAGAATAACTTTAGCTCATTTGCAGAG CTTGTCAGTGCATGTTACATGGAGAGAATAGACCTTTCTGCTCATGGGTTCTACATTACACCTGATATTGGCTTTGACTGGAAATCTGGAAAAGGCACTGCATTTAGGTACTTCACCTATGGTGCTGCATTTGCCGAAGTTGAAATTGACACATTGACAGGCGATTTCCATACTAGGAGAGCAGACATTATCCTAGACCTTGGATTCTCTCTCAATCCAGCAATTGATGTTGGACAG ATTGAAGGAGCATTTGTACAGGGTCTTGGATGGGTAGCATTAGAAGAGCTGAAATGGGGCGATAAAGCGCACAAGTGGATTCCACCTGGATGCTTATTCACATGCGGACCTGGAAATTACAAGCTTCCATCATTGAACGATGTGCCTTTCAAATTTAATGTCTCTCTTCTGAAA GATGCGCCAAACACCAAGGCAATCCATTCATCTAAAGCAGTAGGGGAACCACCTTTCTTTCTTGGCTCAGCTGTCTTATTCGCAATCAAGAACGCCATCAGATCTGCAAGGGCGGAAGCTGGTTACAGTGACTGGTTTCCTCTTGATAATCCAGCCACTCCAGAGCGTATTCGAATGGCTTGCACTGATGAATTTACAAAGTTATTAGTGGAGTCTGATTTTCGGCCAAAGCTAAGTATTTGA